A single genomic interval of Helianthus annuus cultivar XRQ/B chromosome 13, HanXRQr2.0-SUNRISE, whole genome shotgun sequence harbors:
- the LOC110901949 gene encoding uncharacterized protein LOC110901949 — MKQKDEEHKMVLAKMEESLNKARLAYESMMAEHDALKSGEADLKDQVEEMKAENASLRAKVDSLCETKVWMLSEGAQLLAKNIHKGKEMTAAVAGVNNAMSAVGINSGLHAGYVHALQKKTPFKEVPLLNRNATEELKPAIACFDTLKFPVIEDLPKLGDAPLSEIKKVLRFANADSTDE, encoded by the exons ATGAAACAGAAGGATGAAGAGCATAAGATGGTTTTGGCTAAGATGGAGGAATCTCTCAACAAGGCTCGTCTTGCTTATGAGAGCATGATGGCTG AGCATGATGCGCTTAAATCAGGGGAGGCTGATTTAAAAGACCAAGTTGAGGAGATGAAGGCGGAGAATGCTTCTCTGAGAGCAAAAGTGGACAGTCTTTGCGAGACAAAAGTTTGGATGCTTTCGGAGGGAGCCCAGCTTTTGGCAAAGAATATCCACAAGGGTAAAGAGATGACCGCCGCCGTGGCTGGAGTCAACAATGCAATGAGTGCGGTGGGCATCAACTCAGGTCTGCATGCTGGTTACGTTCATGCCTTGCAGAAAAAGACCCCTTTCAAGGAGGTTCCGTTACTGAATCGCAATGCCACGGAGGAGCTTAAGCCGGCGATTGCTTGCTTTGATACTCTCAAGTTTCCGGTGATCGAGGATCTTCCGAAGCTTGGCGACGCGCCTCTTAGTGAGATCAAGAAAGTTCTCCGTTTTGCCAATGCCGATTCTACGGATGAGTAA
- the LOC110901951 gene encoding uncharacterized protein LOC110901951, with the protein MGPTMITPPTFSTVVTSETYTGYVQGSSGPSPAMTIRNEAQMDVISDPELTKPTDDCWSLKQEIEKAVRSGKLSHLVKEVKEGKSSGNSGDNPNNQPAICMIRRANNQGIKRSSQHMAAWMQQPIGFPPISPAEVKDGPIIVSAVIASHRVRRVYVDSGSATEIMYEQCFQQLAPQTKAKLIRVSMPLVSFSGEVVQPLGQITLPTTMGEGNLVRTVNLTYLVVEARSVHNVILGRPGMCAFGIISSTIHGALKFPTEAGVATLYSESTISVAEIRQSNGDDEPPNILTEEWAIHPHFPDQKIAIEVQLPEQTKKKLWKLLSNSLDVFAWQTSDMVGVPRCLAEHKLKVSHSTKPVAQRKRNMAPARNKSISEDVRKLLSAGIIREVRYQTWVSNPVMVTKKDNTWKMCVDFSDLNNACPKDCYPLPEIDLKIDSLSSFRLNCFLDAYKAYHQIQMASEDEDKTAFVTNEGLFCYTKMPFGLKNAGAMYQRLMDKAFKDQIGRNLEIYVDDLVTKSRAEDDMIDDILETFTRHRSINLKLNPKKCSFGLEEGKFLGVWITQSGI; encoded by the exons ATGGGTCCCACAATGATTACCCCTCCTACTTTCTCCACAGTTGTCACTTCGGAAACTTATACTGGATATGTACAGGGTTCATCCGGGCCTTCGCCGGCAATGACTATACGAAATGAAGCGCAGATGGATGTAATTAGCGATCCGGAACTCACCAAGCC TACAGATGATTGCTGGTCCTTAAAACAAGAAATAGAAAAGGCAGTGCGATCCGGAAAGCTATCGCATCTAGTCAAAGAAGTAAAGGAAGGAAAATCTTCGGGGAATTCGGGAGATAATCCGAATAATCAACCGGCGATTTGCATGATCAGAAGGGCGAACAACCAAGGCATCAAGCGATCCAGTCAGCACATGGCCGCTTGGATGCAGCAACCCATCGGTTTTCCTCCCATCAGTCCGGCAGAAGTCAAGGACGGACCAATCATAGTGTCCGCAGTCATAGCGAGTCACAGGGTTCGAAGGGTGTACGTCGACAGTGGAAGCGCCACAGAAATCATGTATGAGCAATGTTTTCAACAGCTAGCTCCACAGACAAAGGCGAAGTTGATCCGAGTATCAATGCCATTGGTAAGTTTTTCCGGAGAGGTGGTGCAGCCTTTAGGGCAGATCACTTTGCCAACAACAATGGGAGAAGGAAATCTGGTTCGAACCGTCAATCTAACGTATTTGGTGGTGGAAGCAAGGTCCGTCCATAATGTCATATTAGGAAGACCCGGTATGTGCGCCTTCGGAATTATCAGTTCTACCATACATGGAGCGCTAAAATTCCCTACTGAAGCAGGAGTAGCAACATTGTACTCCGAATCAACAATCAGCGTAGCTGAAATACGACAGAGTAACGGTGATGACGAGCCTCCAAATATTCTTACGGAAGAGTGGGCTATACACCCACACTTCCCTGACCAGAAAATTGCAATCGAGGTCCAACTTCCCGAACAAACCAAAAAGAAGTTGTGGAAGCTACTGTCCAATTCACTCGACGTATTCGCCTGGCAAACCTCCGACATGGTTGGAGTTCCTCGGTGTTTGGCCGAACATAAATTAAAGGTGTCGCATTCAACAAAACCGGTAGCTCAAAGAAAAAGAAACATGGCCCCAGCTCGTAATAAGTCCATCTCCGAAGACGTACGAAAGCTGCTGAGTGCTGGTATTATAAGGGAAGTGCGGTACCAAACATGGGTCTCCAATCCAGTAATGGTAACGAAGAAGGACAATACCTGGAAGATGTGCGTCGATTTTTCCGATCTGAACAATGCATGCCCAAAGGACTGCTATCCTTTGCCAGAGATAGATTTAAAGATCGACTCCCTCTCTAGTTTCCGTCTTAATTGCTTCCTAGATGCGTATAAAGCTTACCATCAAATTCAGATGGCTTCGGAGGACGAGGACAAGACCGCATTTGTAACAAACGAGGGTCTCTTTTGTTATACTAAAATGCCATTCGGCTTAAAAAACGCCGGAGCCATGTACCAGAGACTAATGGATAAAGCGTTTAAAGATCAGATCGGAAGAAATCTAGAGATCTATGTTGATGACCTGGTCACAAAAAGCCGGGCCGAAGACGACATGATAGATGATATACTCGAAACCTTTACCAGGCATCGTAGTATCAACCTCAAACTCAATCCCAAAAAATGCTCTTTTGGGTTAGAAGAAGGAAAGTTTCTTGGTGTATGGATAACCCAGTCCGGAATTTAG